In Legionella spiritensis, the following proteins share a genomic window:
- a CDS encoding TackOD1 domain-containing metal-binding protein produces MKQQTFWIVGNNLPDLASSANCKHVDSIKKLPKQGVFAIIISRTKEHDYLKDLAELRAIKEYRYTPVFYEGTLREDWCELFDGAVNEDSVDNAERIHQQLGMVTEANRCGDSKEIILLIYLFSRPDFKIKGRVNYHATHIFEYPLLTLLFPRESDFDGWRFLQDLVMPDLLTPGPLLDEIQTCSACDSGLLNIKNSCPSCHSINIKPQKFVHCYTCGKIGPVPEFLRQERLVCSRCNTRLRTLGVDYDKPMEDKLCNDCGHYFAEPEVNLVCLVCHRTSSSRDLTSRRLYEYTLSRRGEYLVRGIEKGIYRNFSHFFRVIDYAAFMSIVAWQAKLAERYPSLYFSVMTLQITNADQLLNELGLVDTEKLLGKLFTNLRKVFRESDLSSRNEGTMLFFLPMADEEGCTILVDRIKLFVNQLAANNSNKGLAVGLSYITSTEMINAQLEGELVISELHARIIESNVCLVGCK; encoded by the coding sequence ATGAAACAACAAACATTCTGGATTGTTGGTAATAATTTACCTGATTTAGCGTCATCTGCTAACTGCAAGCATGTTGATTCAATAAAAAAACTACCCAAACAAGGTGTTTTCGCAATCATTATTTCCAGGACGAAAGAGCATGATTATCTCAAGGATCTTGCCGAACTTCGAGCCATCAAGGAATATCGTTATACGCCGGTGTTTTACGAAGGAACATTGCGGGAAGACTGGTGTGAATTGTTTGACGGCGCAGTGAATGAAGATTCTGTGGACAACGCGGAACGAATACATCAGCAACTTGGCATGGTTACCGAAGCGAATCGCTGTGGTGATAGTAAGGAAATCATTCTTCTGATTTACTTGTTCAGTCGGCCTGACTTCAAAATAAAGGGTAGAGTCAATTATCATGCCACCCATATTTTTGAATACCCTTTGTTAACGTTGTTGTTTCCCAGGGAATCCGATTTTGACGGATGGCGTTTCCTGCAGGATTTGGTCATGCCTGACTTGTTGACGCCCGGTCCGTTACTGGATGAGATCCAGACCTGCAGCGCCTGTGATTCCGGATTGCTGAATATAAAAAACAGTTGCCCCAGTTGCCATTCCATCAATATAAAGCCTCAAAAATTTGTGCATTGTTACACCTGCGGCAAAATAGGTCCGGTGCCTGAATTTTTAAGACAGGAGCGTCTGGTGTGCAGTCGATGTAACACCCGTTTAAGAACGCTCGGGGTTGATTATGACAAGCCCATGGAAGACAAGCTTTGTAATGATTGCGGACATTATTTTGCCGAGCCGGAAGTCAACCTGGTTTGCCTGGTTTGTCATCGTACCTCATCCAGCAGGGATTTGACGTCGCGGCGACTGTACGAATACACCTTGTCACGCCGTGGTGAATATTTGGTCAGAGGCATAGAAAAAGGCATTTACCGCAATTTCAGCCATTTTTTCAGAGTGATTGATTATGCGGCGTTTATGTCTATTGTAGCCTGGCAGGCAAAGCTGGCCGAACGGTATCCTTCCCTTTATTTCAGTGTGATGACCTTGCAGATAACCAATGCGGATCAACTCCTGAATGAATTGGGTCTGGTGGATACTGAAAAATTGCTTGGTAAATTATTTACCAACTTGAGGAAGGTCTTTCGGGAAAGCGATTTATCGTCCAGAAACGAGGGCACGATGCTGTTTTTCCTGCCTATGGCTGATGAGGAAGGTTGTACTATTCTAGTGGATCGCATCAAGCTTTTTGTAAATCAGCTCGCTGCCAATAACAGCAATAAAGGATTGGCTGTCGGATTGAGTTATATCACCTCGACTGAAATGATCAACGCGCAACTGGAAGGCGAACTGGTTATTTCGGAGCTGCATGCCCGTATTATTGAAAGTAATGTGTGTCTTGTTGGTTGCAAATAA
- a CDS encoding C2 family cysteine protease: MGRHEQKNPTGSYLGFTVHHQKYNASLFPEKLLIQQVAQGGRSGDCYLLSVINAILAQPEGEAFIRRHMIEKDGKIHVLLFHQDEPQWVVLDKALPTSWGILSSGAAWVRFLEKAYVAFKTGNYNKTLKSGDSREALKTLLGGSSDYIATSAQSRSPLHSLYKKSIDGCSGTDIYALVFLLRPNDRKASVGNMVEHIFKGDKQLLQQWWAWVAKDRQGWEKLLSANPVLLEETFVNHLKKKEESGQPSDYPHEAAAAVCDWLREQAILPSAKRYSNDELELFSNLQEAFQNQQPIVASPKETPPSGITIQHTYAITGFRESEVTHRKFVVLRNPHHENRSWLSHLFLSGGRQASEIVDPLTGQVKFTISATKNATFEMELRDFSHAFAHIDAGTALDKVKFVQEMDEEESPTPVNKL, translated from the coding sequence ATGGGACGTCACGAACAAAAAAATCCAACCGGTAGCTATCTTGGTTTTACCGTTCATCATCAAAAATACAACGCGTCCCTGTTTCCGGAGAAACTCCTGATACAACAGGTTGCGCAGGGTGGTCGTAGCGGTGATTGTTATCTGTTATCCGTTATCAACGCCATTCTGGCACAGCCCGAGGGCGAGGCGTTTATTCGCCGGCATATGATTGAAAAGGACGGGAAAATTCATGTGTTGCTCTTTCATCAGGATGAACCGCAATGGGTTGTTCTTGATAAAGCCTTGCCTACGTCCTGGGGCATATTAAGCAGTGGCGCGGCCTGGGTGCGTTTTCTTGAAAAAGCGTATGTGGCTTTCAAGACCGGGAATTACAACAAAACGCTGAAAAGCGGCGACAGCCGTGAGGCATTAAAAACGTTGCTGGGAGGGTCGTCTGATTATATTGCGACTTCGGCGCAGTCACGCTCACCATTGCACAGTTTGTATAAAAAAAGTATCGATGGTTGTAGCGGAACGGATATCTACGCCCTGGTTTTTTTATTGCGTCCCAATGATCGTAAAGCCAGTGTCGGCAATATGGTAGAGCATATTTTTAAAGGCGATAAACAATTGCTGCAACAGTGGTGGGCATGGGTAGCCAAGGACAGGCAAGGATGGGAAAAACTGCTCTCGGCTAATCCGGTTTTGCTTGAGGAAACGTTTGTAAACCATTTGAAAAAGAAAGAGGAAAGCGGCCAACCCAGTGATTACCCTCATGAAGCCGCCGCTGCCGTATGCGATTGGTTACGGGAACAGGCCATCCTTCCTTCTGCCAAGCGTTACAGCAATGATGAGCTGGAGTTGTTTTCCAATTTGCAAGAGGCGTTTCAAAACCAGCAGCCGATAGTAGCCAGTCCCAAAGAGACCCCGCCTTCCGGTATTACTATTCAGCATACCTATGCCATCACGGGATTCCGGGAAAGTGAAGTAACGCATAGAAAATTCGTTGTATTACGCAATCCGCACCATGAAAACCGCTCCTGGTTGTCGCATTTGTTTTTGTCCGGCGGCAGGCAGGCCAGTGAAATCGTTGATCCCTTAACCGGACAGGTAAAATTCACGATCAGTGCCACGAAAAACGCCACGTTTGAAATGGAATTACGTGATTTCTCCCATGCGTTTGCGCACATCGATGCTGGTACTGCCCTGGACAAAGTGAAGTTTGTCCAGGAAATGGACGAGGAAGAATCACCAACACCGGTTAACAAATTGTAA
- the ychF gene encoding redox-regulated ATPase YchF, with translation MGFKCGIVGLPNVGKSTLFNALTKAGIDAANYPFCTIEPNIGIVTVPDPRLDALADIVKPQQVLPTTMQFVDIAGLVKGAAKGEGLGNQFLANIRETDAIAHVVRCFENTDVVHVEGRVHPLDDIEVINTELALADMETVEKALNKVVKLSKSGNKDALFEKQTLEKAKAHLDAGQPIRTLELTGEEAPVLRRLFLLTGKPVLYIANVNDDGYDNNPLLDQVKQLAARENARVVALCAATEAELMELDDEDRQEFMDSLGLNEPGLNRVIRTGYELLGLQTYFTAGVKEVRAWTIPQGATAPQAAGVIHTDFEKGFIRAEVIAYEDFITYRGEQGAKEAGKLRLEGKDYIVRDGDVMHFRFNV, from the coding sequence ATGGGATTTAAATGTGGAATCGTTGGTTTACCCAATGTCGGCAAATCAACCTTGTTTAACGCCTTAACCAAAGCCGGCATTGACGCGGCGAACTACCCGTTTTGCACCATCGAACCCAATATCGGTATTGTCACCGTTCCGGATCCTCGTCTGGATGCTCTGGCGGATATAGTGAAACCACAGCAAGTGCTTCCGACCACCATGCAGTTTGTCGATATTGCCGGTCTGGTTAAGGGCGCCGCCAAAGGCGAGGGACTGGGTAATCAATTTTTAGCCAATATCCGGGAAACCGACGCCATTGCCCACGTCGTTCGCTGCTTTGAAAATACCGACGTGGTTCATGTGGAAGGGCGCGTCCACCCGCTTGATGATATCGAAGTCATTAATACGGAACTGGCGCTGGCGGATATGGAAACGGTTGAAAAAGCGTTAAACAAAGTCGTCAAGCTCAGCAAAAGCGGGAACAAGGACGCCTTGTTTGAGAAACAGACGCTGGAAAAAGCCAAGGCGCATCTGGACGCCGGCCAGCCCATCCGTACGTTGGAGTTAACCGGCGAGGAAGCGCCTGTGCTGCGCCGCCTGTTTTTACTCACCGGCAAACCGGTCTTGTACATTGCCAATGTGAATGACGACGGCTACGACAACAACCCCTTGCTTGATCAGGTCAAACAACTGGCCGCTCGGGAAAATGCCCGGGTAGTGGCTTTATGCGCCGCCACAGAGGCGGAATTGATGGAGCTGGATGACGAGGATCGCCAGGAATTCATGGACAGTCTGGGGCTTAATGAACCGGGCCTGAATCGGGTGATCCGAACCGGTTACGAGCTTCTCGGCCTGCAAACCTATTTCACCGCCGGCGTTAAGGAAGTCCGCGCCTGGACCATTCCTCAAGGTGCCACCGCACCACAGGCCGCAGGCGTCATTCATACCGATTTTGAAAAAGGCTTCATTCGTGCGGAAGTCATCGCGTATGAGGATTTCATCACTTACCGCGGCGAACAGGGCGCCAAAGAGGCGGGCAAACTCCGTCTGGAAGGCAAAGACTATATTGTGCGCGACGGCGACGTCATGCATTTTCGTTTTAATGTGTGA
- the pth gene encoding aminoacyl-tRNA hydrolase: protein MAIKLIIGLRNPGSAYEHTRHNAGGWFVEALAQRRNAVFKAEKKLHCELANVEINQHPCKAMLPLTFMNHSGQPTREVCQFYRIKPDEILVVHDELDLPAGRIKLKTAGGHGGHNGLRDITAQLGTGEFHRLRIGIGHPGHKDMVLNYVLGKPSLEDRRLIFDAIERTLATMPVVVEGNIAAAMSIVNR from the coding sequence ATGGCAATAAAACTCATTATCGGGCTGCGTAATCCCGGTTCGGCTTACGAACACACGCGACATAATGCCGGGGGCTGGTTTGTTGAAGCGTTGGCCCAACGCCGCAACGCGGTTTTCAAAGCCGAAAAAAAACTACACTGCGAACTGGCGAATGTCGAAATAAACCAGCATCCCTGCAAAGCCATGCTGCCCCTGACGTTTATGAACCACAGCGGACAACCCACGCGAGAGGTTTGTCAGTTCTACCGCATCAAGCCTGATGAAATTCTGGTGGTGCACGATGAACTGGATCTGCCGGCCGGCCGTATTAAACTCAAAACAGCCGGAGGCCACGGCGGCCATAATGGTTTGCGGGATATCACGGCACAACTGGGTACCGGTGAGTTTCACCGGCTGCGTATTGGGATCGGGCACCCCGGCCATAAAGACATGGTTCTCAACTACGTATTGGGTAAACCGAGTCTTGAGGACAGGCGTTTAATATTCGACGCGATAGAACGAACCCTGGCAACCATGCCTGTGGTAGTTGAAGGCAATATTGCCGCGGCCATGAGCATTGTGAACCGTTAG
- a CDS encoding 50S ribosomal protein L25/general stress protein Ctc produces MSTIVLEAESRADIGKGASRRLRRLENKVPGILYGGDKKPKPIHLLHNKVLKALESESIFSSVFDLVVDGKTEHVILKDLQRHPYKPVILHMDLQRVAGKDVLIKNVPIHFINEQVCKGAKAGGIVTHTMTQVEIRCQAKNLPEFIEVDMADIAMDDVVHLSDLKLPKGVELTVDLTDGSHNLPVVSIHAPKAAAVEEETTAAPAEEKAPEASSDEQDNKSE; encoded by the coding sequence ATGTCAACTATTGTTTTGGAAGCGGAATCAAGAGCCGATATCGGAAAAGGTGCGAGCCGCCGCCTGCGTCGTCTCGAAAATAAAGTCCCCGGCATTTTATATGGCGGCGATAAAAAACCCAAGCCCATTCATTTACTGCATAATAAAGTACTCAAGGCACTGGAAAGCGAAAGCATCTTCTCCAGTGTGTTTGATCTGGTTGTGGACGGCAAAACCGAGCACGTTATTTTAAAAGATTTGCAGCGCCACCCCTACAAACCCGTTATTTTACATATGGATCTGCAACGTGTCGCCGGCAAGGACGTTTTAATCAAGAACGTTCCGATTCATTTCATTAATGAACAAGTCTGCAAGGGCGCGAAGGCAGGCGGCATCGTCACCCACACGATGACCCAGGTTGAAATTCGCTGCCAGGCTAAAAATCTGCCGGAATTCATTGAAGTGGATATGGCCGACATTGCCATGGACGATGTGGTTCACCTGTCTGATCTGAAACTGCCAAAAGGCGTTGAGCTTACCGTCGATTTAACCGACGGCAGCCATAACCTGCCGGTAGTCAGCATCCACGCGCCCAAAGCCGCCGCGGTGGAAGAGGAAACGACCGCAGCCCCGGCTGAGGAAAAAGCGCCTGAAGCCTCTTCAGACGAGCAGGACAACAAATCGGAGTAA
- the rplU gene encoding 50S ribosomal protein L21, whose protein sequence is MHAVIKTGGKQYRVKEGDVLKIELLPDEVGNEVTFSEVLMLTEGDKTTCGTPLIKKAVVKAEVLEHARHKKVKIIKFRRRKHHMKQMGHRQYYTQVKITAISK, encoded by the coding sequence ATGCATGCGGTAATTAAAACGGGCGGTAAGCAATACCGCGTCAAAGAAGGCGATGTGTTAAAAATTGAATTGCTGCCTGATGAAGTTGGCAATGAAGTCACTTTTTCCGAAGTGTTGATGCTGACGGAAGGGGACAAGACGACCTGTGGAACGCCTTTGATCAAAAAAGCGGTGGTCAAGGCAGAGGTTCTTGAACACGCCCGTCACAAGAAAGTTAAAATCATCAAGTTTCGTCGTCGTAAGCACCATATGAAACAAATGGGCCATCGACAATATTATACGCAAGTTAAAATTACTGCGATTAGTAAGTAA
- the rpmA gene encoding 50S ribosomal protein L27 translates to MAHKKAGGSTRNGRDSNPKYLGVKRFGGQKVNAGEILVRQRGTRFHAGEGVGCGRDHTLYALMTGRVEFIMRGAKNRKFVKIVAVEE, encoded by the coding sequence ATGGCTCATAAGAAAGCAGGCGGTAGTACACGTAACGGCCGCGATTCGAATCCCAAGTACCTTGGCGTCAAGCGTTTTGGAGGCCAGAAGGTCAATGCCGGTGAAATTCTTGTTCGTCAACGCGGTACGCGTTTTCACGCGGGTGAAGGCGTTGGTTGCGGACGCGATCATACCTTGTACGCACTCATGACCGGTCGGGTTGAATTTATCATGCGCGGCGCTAAAAATCGTAAATTCGTCAAGATTGTCGCCGTTGAAGAGTAA
- the cgtA gene encoding Obg family GTPase CgtA encodes MKFVDEALIKVEAGNGGHGCLSFRREKFVPKGGPDGGDGGDGGSVFLEATSDLNTLIDFRYQRKYKAPNGQCGMGANCTGRKGDDLVIMVPVGTMVYDVDSNELLGDIRHHGERLLIAQGGFHGLGNTRFKSSVNRAPRQTTQGSPGESRHLRLELRVLADVGLLGLPNAGKSTLIRAVSGARPKVADYPFTTLHPGLGVVSVGTHKSFVMADIPGLIEGAAEGAGLGHRFLKHLSRTCILLHVIDIAPVDGSDPVASAKGIIQELAEYDPELVNKPRWLVLNKIDMLPGEEARQAAIQGIIDGLQWQGKVFAISAFTGEGTQPLCYALMQLIDEMKQSEA; translated from the coding sequence ATGAAATTCGTTGACGAAGCCCTCATAAAAGTCGAGGCGGGCAATGGCGGCCATGGCTGCCTGAGCTTCCGGCGTGAGAAATTTGTGCCCAAAGGCGGCCCGGACGGCGGTGATGGCGGTGACGGCGGCAGCGTGTTTCTTGAAGCGACCTCCGACTTGAACACCCTCATAGATTTTCGCTACCAGCGCAAATACAAGGCACCAAATGGCCAGTGCGGAATGGGCGCCAATTGTACCGGCCGCAAGGGCGATGATTTGGTCATTATGGTTCCGGTGGGCACCATGGTCTACGATGTCGACAGCAACGAATTGCTGGGCGATATCCGTCATCATGGCGAACGGTTGTTGATAGCGCAAGGCGGCTTTCACGGGTTGGGCAACACGCGTTTTAAAAGCAGCGTGAACAGGGCGCCGCGACAAACCACCCAGGGCAGTCCGGGCGAATCCCGTCATTTGCGCCTCGAGTTACGGGTTTTAGCTGATGTCGGTCTGCTTGGCCTGCCTAACGCCGGCAAATCCACCTTGATCCGCGCCGTATCCGGCGCCAGACCCAAAGTAGCCGATTATCCCTTTACGACCTTGCATCCCGGTCTTGGTGTCGTGAGCGTGGGAACGCATAAAAGTTTTGTGATGGCCGATATTCCGGGGCTTATCGAAGGGGCGGCGGAAGGCGCCGGACTGGGTCATCGTTTCCTGAAACATTTATCGCGTACCTGTATTTTGCTTCATGTGATCGATATCGCCCCGGTTGACGGCAGTGATCCGGTGGCATCGGCCAAAGGGATTATCCAGGAACTGGCCGAATACGATCCCGAGTTGGTCAACAAGCCCCGCTGGCTGGTGTTGAATAAAATCGACATGCTGCCGGGTGAGGAAGCAAGACAGGCTGCTATACAAGGCATTATTGACGGCTTGCAATGGCAAGGGAAGGTCTTCGCGATTTCCGCGTTCACCGGTGAGGGAACCCAGCCGTTATGCTACGCCCTCATGCAATTGATCGATGAGATGAAGCAGTCTGAAGCATAG
- a CDS encoding competence/damage-inducible protein A: protein MTVGILATGDEIVDGDTLNSNSCQIAHTLHSEGLTPGLHVTCGDKEDDIRLCLEFLARDHDIIVITGGLGPTSDDRTRFALARFLKISLVSFPEALAHIQTRLQRYRKLSMSPGNQQQALFPPDALLLPNPNGTAMGCYYVRQDKRYILLPGPPRECLPMLHQYVLPLLETARHTDRRVLKWRVFGMAESEIAQQLDDALAGVDCETGYRLETPYVECKVRCHHHLVDVVQQIVEPLVAPHIIAGPEKKASDLLADRITELGLTLSVQDNVTGGHLQCLLQKPANYHLLRFTDQPVPERLHFELNGLVEYWTQNTEQTTTAITINYRYGHKTGEESHELPYRSALVIHLAAEWLCFRLLHLIDQLHEGVA from the coding sequence ATGACCGTAGGAATTCTTGCCACCGGCGATGAAATTGTGGACGGCGATACGCTCAACAGCAACAGTTGCCAGATTGCTCATACCTTACATTCGGAAGGGTTAACCCCGGGTTTGCATGTCACTTGCGGCGACAAGGAAGACGACATTCGCCTCTGCCTTGAGTTTCTTGCCCGGGATCATGACATTATTGTCATCACCGGCGGACTTGGGCCGACGTCCGATGACAGGACACGTTTCGCCCTGGCCCGGTTTCTTAAGATTTCCCTGGTGAGTTTTCCCGAGGCACTGGCGCATATTCAAACGCGCCTGCAACGATACCGCAAACTCAGTATGTCGCCCGGCAATCAGCAGCAAGCCTTGTTTCCTCCGGACGCCCTGCTGCTTCCCAACCCCAATGGCACGGCCATGGGCTGTTATTACGTCCGGCAGGACAAGCGCTACATCCTCCTTCCCGGCCCGCCGCGGGAATGCCTTCCCATGCTGCATCAGTATGTGCTGCCCTTGCTGGAAACAGCCCGCCACACTGATCGGCGGGTTTTAAAGTGGCGCGTGTTCGGGATGGCGGAAAGCGAGATCGCGCAACAGCTTGATGACGCCCTGGCCGGGGTCGACTGCGAAACGGGTTACCGTCTGGAAACACCTTATGTCGAGTGCAAGGTCCGCTGCCATCATCATCTGGTTGATGTCGTGCAGCAGATCGTCGAACCCCTTGTCGCGCCTCATATCATTGCCGGCCCGGAAAAAAAGGCCTCCGATCTGTTAGCGGACAGGATAACGGAACTAGGCCTGACACTGTCGGTACAGGACAACGTCACCGGCGGTCATTTGCAATGCCTGTTACAGAAACCGGCCAATTACCATCTGCTGCGCTTCACCGACCAACCAGTCCCGGAACGTTTGCATTTTGAGTTAAACGGGCTTGTTGAATACTGGACGCAGAATACGGAGCAAACGACAACCGCCATCACGATAAACTACCGGTACGGCCATAAAACCGGCGAGGAATCCCATGAGCTGCCTTACCGCAGCGCGCTGGTCATTCATCTGGCCGCGGAATGGCTATGCTTCAGACTGCTTCATCTCATCGATCAATTGCATGAGGGCGTAGCATAA
- a CDS encoding endonuclease — MKKNFDIIVLFALLAISCSLYTSEPKSFSKSKKIAGALFINHRFTLYCQCRYDKNNKIDLSSCGMQSASNKKRAHRIEWEHMMPAENFGRQYRCWRESLCKDSKGRAYKGRKCCSKIDKAFRKAEAELYNLWPASGLINQIRSNYRYSSIPEKRQTYGCNFYADKVLRKAEPPDSAKGIVARANLFMADKYGIRLSRQQKQLFNAWNRDFPVTEFERTWSLRVARVEGYENPYIR, encoded by the coding sequence ATGAAAAAAAATTTTGATATTATTGTTTTATTTGCTTTGCTGGCTATCTCGTGTTCTTTATATACGTCTGAACCTAAATCTTTTTCAAAATCTAAAAAGATAGCGGGGGCGTTGTTTATCAATCATCGTTTTACTCTATATTGTCAGTGTCGATACGATAAAAATAATAAAATTGATCTAAGTAGTTGTGGTATGCAATCAGCATCAAACAAAAAGCGTGCGCATCGTATTGAATGGGAGCACATGATGCCTGCTGAAAATTTCGGTCGTCAGTATCGCTGCTGGCGGGAGTCATTATGCAAAGACAGTAAAGGCAGGGCGTATAAAGGACGTAAATGTTGCTCCAAAATAGACAAGGCTTTTCGGAAAGCTGAAGCTGAACTTTATAATTTATGGCCGGCAAGTGGTTTAATCAATCAGATACGCAGCAATTACCGGTATTCGTCGATTCCTGAGAAAAGGCAGACTTACGGCTGTAATTTTTATGCTGATAAGGTATTGAGAAAAGCCGAGCCGCCTGATTCTGCAAAAGGTATAGTGGCCAGGGCTAATTTATTCATGGCCGATAAATATGGTATACGTTTAAGCAGGCAGCAAAAACAATTGTTTAACGCCTGGAACAGAGATTTTCCGGTGACTGAATTTGAGAGGACATGGTCACTTCGGGTGGCTAGGGTTGAAGGGTATGAAAACCCTTATATTCGATGA
- a CDS encoding IS481 family transposase: protein MKQQIKARLTWVNLYLETKDAGYVCRKCGISRPTLRKWYRRYLEAGIDGLSDQSKKPHLSPNKKLNSELIKLILELRLSRNLGARRIQTELIRLHNCPLSLASIHKALTNNQIQPIKKLKRKKKFKRYSRPIPGDRIQMDTCKIAPGIYQYTAVDDCSRWRVLEIYKRRTATNTLQFLDLVLEQFPFPIQRIQTDRGLEFFAEKVQLKLMELGIKFRPNKPASPHLNGKVERSQKTDLEEFYAIADLSDFEKLREELAQWQFFYNWQRPHGSLKGQPPSAIVAELSEITPLSEEVGNNYKIDNERIQIANYHTDLIMKKLKGSL, encoded by the coding sequence ATGAAACAGCAAATTAAAGCCAGGTTAACTTGGGTAAATCTATATCTTGAAACTAAAGATGCAGGGTATGTTTGTCGTAAATGCGGTATTTCTCGTCCTACACTGAGGAAATGGTACAGGCGTTATTTAGAAGCTGGTATTGATGGATTAAGTGATCAAAGCAAAAAGCCTCATTTGTCACCAAATAAAAAATTAAACTCAGAACTGATTAAGCTAATTCTTGAGCTGCGTCTCAGTCGTAATCTGGGTGCGAGGCGTATTCAAACTGAATTGATTAGGTTACACAATTGTCCGCTTTCTTTAGCTAGCATCCATAAAGCGTTAACTAACAACCAGATACAACCAATAAAAAAACTTAAGCGGAAAAAGAAATTTAAGCGTTATAGTCGTCCTATTCCTGGCGACCGTATCCAAATGGATACCTGTAAAATAGCACCAGGAATTTATCAATATACTGCTGTTGATGATTGCTCTCGCTGGCGCGTATTAGAGATTTACAAACGGCGTACAGCAACTAATACACTACAATTTTTAGACTTGGTTCTTGAGCAATTCCCTTTTCCAATCCAGCGTATTCAAACGGATAGAGGATTAGAATTTTTTGCCGAGAAAGTTCAGCTAAAATTGATGGAATTAGGTATTAAATTTAGGCCCAATAAGCCAGCTTCCCCCCATTTAAACGGCAAAGTAGAGCGATCGCAAAAAACGGATCTTGAAGAATTTTATGCTATTGCAGATTTATCTGATTTTGAAAAACTTAGAGAGGAGCTAGCGCAATGGCAATTTTTCTATAACTGGCAACGACCTCATGGCTCACTAAAAGGACAACCTCCCTCGGCTATTGTCGCTGAATTAAGTGAAATAACCCCTCTAAGTGAAGAAGTTGGTAATAACTATAAAATCGACAATGAACGCATCCAAATAGCCAATTATCATACAGATTTGATCATGAAAAAATTGAAAGGATCTCTATGA
- a CDS encoding shikimate kinase, whose translation MAKRIFIIGHMGAGKFVFTEALAKKLGWQVVDANPSIERYIGRQTRDILGEQGEAAFNRCQADIISHCIKKENIVILLEECVVSSEQCRQLLSPEFVVYLKVSIPTQLGRMKNGRVPALPVDDMKSLLEKQHRERDTFYEELATLVVESVGYSDQASEINKIIAEDVNKVMKALEN comes from the coding sequence ATGGCAAAGCGTATTTTCATCATCGGCCATATGGGTGCCGGCAAGTTTGTATTTACCGAAGCATTAGCTAAAAAACTGGGATGGCAAGTCGTTGATGCCAATCCAAGTATCGAACGTTACATTGGCCGACAGACACGAGACATTCTGGGCGAGCAAGGAGAAGCCGCGTTTAATCGCTGTCAAGCCGATATCATTTCTCATTGTATTAAAAAAGAAAATATTGTCATTTTATTGGAAGAATGTGTCGTATCAAGCGAACAATGCCGACAATTGTTATCCCCTGAATTTGTGGTTTACCTGAAAGTCTCTATTCCAACCCAGCTAGGCCGTATGAAAAATGGACGAGTTCCAGCACTTCCCGTGGATGATATGAAGAGCTTGCTGGAAAAACAACATCGCGAACGAGACACTTTTTACGAAGAACTCGCCACCCTGGTTGTTGAATCGGTTGGTTATTCCGATCAAGCTTCAGAAATCAATAAAATTATTGCAGAAGATGTTAACAAGGTTATGAAGGCCTTGGAAAATTAG
- a CDS encoding GFA family protein: MTMQGGCLCGAVRFQLKGTVNGFYFCHCSRCQKSSGSAHASNLFVSNGTLVWEQGENVCADYEHEGTRFSKRFCKRCACPLPRIIDDKNKLIQVPAGSLDGDQYFKPTAHIFMESKKCWEDELSQTQRFPGLPE, from the coding sequence ATGACTATGCAGGGTGGATGTTTGTGTGGTGCCGTACGCTTTCAGTTGAAGGGGACAGTGAACGGCTTTTATTTTTGCCATTGTTCACGCTGTCAGAAAAGTAGCGGCAGTGCGCACGCTAGCAATTTATTTGTGAGCAATGGCACGTTGGTTTGGGAGCAGGGTGAGAATGTTTGTGCTGATTACGAACATGAGGGAACACGTTTTAGCAAGCGTTTTTGCAAGCGCTGTGCGTGTCCTTTACCGCGAATTATTGATGATAAAAATAAGTTAATCCAGGTTCCGGCCGGTAGCCTGGATGGTGATCAATATTTTAAGCCGACGGCGCATATTTTTATGGAATCAAAAAAATGCTGGGAAGATGAATTATCCCAAACCCAGCGATTTCCTGGTTTACCGGAGTAA